The genomic window TTGTCAGAAATGCGTGCGATGTTGATGTCGTGCCAGAAGGGCTTTTCTGATGTAATCACCGCAGGTTCGGGATGCACTTCAAGGTTATACCAAGCCAAACCGTAGCCATCGACATTGATAGGTGTAATAATCATTTCCCGCGGTTGACGCGATTGCTCAACGAAATTGTGCGGCGGCTCAAAAATGAGCTTTTTCAGCGTAATAGGCTTACCACGATAAATTGCAAATCTGCACATCGCTTTGAGAATTTGATTCAAGGTTGAGTCTAGCTTTACAGATTAAAAGCATAAAAATACTTGAATTTGCGTGGAAAGTCCAAGCTGTTTTCATGGGCTTTGCTATGGCTGGAATCTTGTAGCATGGTGTGTGCGCTGCTGAAATTCAGAGCCGCGGGTTTAATCTTAAGAATGAGCCAGCGACTGTGCAAACGCTAATGCCTTCTCAACTTTCTCTTCGGAATCTGCTTCGCAATAAAGACGCACAATGGGCTCTGTGCCGCTGGGACGAATAAGTAGCCAGCCACCTTCAAAGAAATACTTATATCCATCAAGATTTTCAAATTTTACCACAGGCATGCCCGCAATGTGGCTAAACGTGCCAGCCGATGCTTGACGCATGAGCGTAGCTTTTTCAGCATCACTGAGCTTTGCATCAATGCGGTCATACGTAAAATAGCCATATTCTTGATAGAGTTCATCAACGAGTGCAGAGAGTTTTTTTTGGCGCAAAACCATAACTTCTGCCATGAGCAAGCCGATGTAAGTGCCATCGCGTTCAGGCAAGTGTGCTGTAACACCAATGCCACCCGACTCTTCGCCGCCGATGAGAATATCGCGTGTGGTCATCAGCTTGCCCACATGCTTGAAGCCAATAGGCAAGTTGTGCACCAAAAGTCCATGCTTTGCACAAATTTTATTGATGACTTCCGTGAGCGCATAGGTGCGCGCAACTTCACCGCGCATGCCTTTTTGCTCAACAAGATATTTGAGCAGAATGGAAAAATTTTGTGTGAATCTACATAGCGACCATGCTCATCGAGCATACCGATTCTATCAGCGTCGCCATCGGTGATGATGGCAATATCGCACCCCGATTGCTTGTAGAACGCCATAAAATCTTGAAGGTAGTTTGGTATCGGCTCAGGATTGATGCCGTCAAAAGTTGGGTTTATAGTGCAGTGATACGCTACGACATGGCTCTGTGACAAGAGTGCAGAGACTAAACCTTGACCAGCACCATACATCGCATTGTGTGCAATACGGAGCCCTGACTGCGCAATAGCTTGCAGGTTGAGTTCAGAAGCAAGATAGTTGCGGTAGTAGCCTGTAATGTCGGCAAGTTCAATGAGCGTACTGTTCGGCTGCCCACACGGAATGGTGGTGGCATGTTGCAAATGCGCTTCAATGACGGCAATAGTTTCAGGGTGTGCAGAACCGCCGTATTCAGCTTTTACTTTGAAGCCGTTGTACGCTGGCGGATTGTGCGAGGCAGTGATGACGATGCCCCCTGCAAGGTGCTTATCGCGCACAAAGAGCGAGACTGCTGGCGTGGGTGTAAAAGAATGAGCAAGAAAGACTTTTAGCTGCTGTGCTGAGAAAGTTTCAGCGACATATCGTGCAAATTGCTCCGATAAAAATCGTGTGTCATAGCCCACACACACACCGTTTGCGGCATTAGGATGACTTTTGAAGTAACGTGCTGCAGCTAGCGCCGCAGATTTCAAATTTGCAAAAGTGAAATCTTTGGCGATAATGCCGCGCCAGCCGTCGGTACCGAACTTAATAGGCATAAATTTTTTGTGATGGGATCGATGTTGATTGATGCGCTTCTGAGTAGCAAATCTACAAAACCCGTTTTGAATTGTACGACACAACATTATCATCAATCACCAACTTTAAACCTCAAAAAATCATGCTAATACAAGGCTTTGCAATTATTTTTCTTTTGCTGCTCTTCAGCGAGAGTGTGGTGCGTGTCCTGTCACTGCCGCTGCCCGGTAGTGTAATTGGTTTGCTCCTGCTGCTGCTTTGCTTACAGGTGGGTGTCATCAAACTGGATTGGATAAAATCGGCGTCAGATATTTTGCTCAAAAATCTCTCACTGTTTTTTGTGCCCCCGGGCGTTGGACTCATGCTCTATGTGGATGCGCTTCAATATCACGCTGTGGCGATGCTGGTGGCGTGGGTGCTCAGCACATTTGCTGTAATGGCAACAGTGGCGCTGGTGCAAGAGCGATTAGAAAACAATCGTTCCACACCTTGAACAGAAGGAGAAAGCTATGCAAGAACTCAGTTCGCTCTTTACATCAAGGATTTTCTTTATTGCGCTGACACTGTTGGTGTTTGTCGTGGCACAGTGGCTCTACGGTCGCACAAAGTTTTTGCTCTTCAACCCAGTGCTCATCTCCATTGCAGTGCTGATTGCATGGCTAAGTCTCTCAGGGGTAAGTTACGAGACCTACATGCGCGGCGGGGAATTCATTTCGTTTTTCTTAGCACCTGCAGTAGTGGCACTGGCTGTACCACTCTATGAGCGACTTTCCGACATCAAAGCACAAGGCAAAAGTATCCTGTTAGCCATTTTAGCTGGTAGTGCAGTGGGCATCTTGACAGCAGCGGGGCTTGCAGCGGGGCTTGGAGCAAGTCAAACTTTGGTGGTTACAATTGCCCCAAAATCAGCAACTGCGCCCATCGCTCTTGCGATTACAGAAAAACTGGGCGGATTTTCGGCGTTAGCGGCAGCGTTCTCTGTGGCAACGGGGGTACTTGGCGGTGCGATTGGCTTGCCATTTCTGAAATTGTTGCGTATTCAGAGCAGGCGCGCAATCGGCTTAGCCATGGGCGCAGCGGCGCACGGGATTGGTACAGCGCGCGCAATGGAAGAGGGTGATATCGAGGGTGCATTCGCTGGTCTTGCACTTTCTCTGTGCGGTATTTTTACAGCGCTGCTGACACCGCTTTTTATCAAAATTTTTCTTGCCTTATCTAAATGAAAACAGCTAAATGAAAACAGCGTGCAAGAAGTTGCAATCCTGCGCACTGCAAAGCTCTGACATGTACTCAACGCTAATGTTTTGGGCACGGATGCAGCGCTAACAAGTTCAGCTTAGAACAGCATGTCTTTCAGAGTTTGGCGAATGATACTCATCCCTTCACTCATCTCTTCCATAGAAAGATTCAATGGTGGGCGGAATCGTACGCTGCGTTCTCCACAGCCCAGCATAAGCAAACCATTTTGCTGCACACGCTTGATAAAAGCATCTCGCTCCGATTTAGTGCGCAAGTCAAAAGCACACATGAGCCCTTTCCCGCGTGGGTTTGTTACAATGCCTATGAAATCTTCTGCAAGCAATTGAATTTCACCTAAGAGTGCTGTACCAACGAGGCGAACATTCTCAAGCAGCCGTTCTTCTTCAATGATTTCAAGATACTTTTTGCATCGGAGCATATCGACCAAATTGCCGCCCCAAGTGGAATTGATGCGGCTCGGTACGCGAAAGACATTGTCTTCAATATCATCAATGCGAGAGCTTGCCATAAAACCGCATACCTGCGTTTTCTTGCCAAAGGCAATCATATCGGGCAAGCATAAATCTTCATGTACAGTGCACCCGCCTTCATTACGAAAGTTGCAGGTGATATTTTCGGGCAATTTGCAGGGCTCAGCGACAGGGTTCGCAAGCACTTGCTCGGCAGCCCACATTGTGCCTGTGAGACCAAGACCTGTTTGCACCTCATCAAAAATGAGCATGGCGTCGTTTTCAAGCGAAAGCACACGCAAGGCTTGGAAGAATTCGCGTCGGAAATGATTGTCGCCACCTTCACCTTGAATAGGCTCAATGATGACAGCCGCTATATCATCTTTGTGATCAAGGAAGGCTTGTTTCATCTGCTCAATCGCATCACGCTCCTTGCGTTCAAGTTCAGCAAGACGCTCATCCGTGAGCGGGAATGTTACTTTCGGATTTGCAATGCAGGTCCAAGCAAATTTTGGAAAGAGCTCGGTTTTCACAGGGTCGGTATTGGTAAGCGAAAGCGTATAGCCACTCCGACCATGGAATGCCTCTTTGAAGTAAATAACATGATGACCGCGTTCCGACTTATAGCCCTTGCGAAAATTCTTTTTGACTTTCCAGTCAAAAGCCGCTTTGAGAGCATTCTCGACAGCAAGAGCGCCACCTGCAATCCAGAACACATGCTTCATGCTGGCGGGCATCGCCAGTTGTCTGAAGGTCTCGACAAACTCCGCCATCTCGACAGAATAAATGTCAGAATTAGATGGATTGACAATGGCAGCGTAAAGAAGTTTGTTTAGGAAGGCTTTATCGTTCCAAATCTTGGGATGATTTGCCCCAACAGGTGCAGACGCGACAAAGGTGAAAAAATCCAACAGATAGCGTTTGCTGCGCGCATCATACAAGCGTGAGCCCTGGCTTTGTTCTAAGTCTAGGACGACATCAAGACCATCAATAATCATAGTTTGCGCTAGTGTGTGATGCACGGTTTCAGGCGAAACACTTACACGCGAGAGAACCTGCATAGACATGATTTTGCCTCCTCTGAGTTGGGTTAAAACGCGAGTAAAGAAAGAAAAGAGTTTTAGGGCAATAAAACAAACCCAGTTGGTGCGTAAATCAAAGCAAATAAGAAGGCGTGGCGTATGAAAAAATTAGCGTAAGAGGGAGATGCTCTTTGCTAATTCTGGACACGACTTTAGGAAAAAACAGAGGTGGGGGATGCTGCATGCGATGATGCGGACAGTCTTAGCACTCTGAATTTCCATTTGCTTTATGGCGTGCTCACACCATTTGAGCCATTTGCGGTGAACTTGCGTGACGCCAAGAATTCATACAGGTGATAGCGTGTTTTGGCATCATGCTCGGCTTCAGCAAAAAGCCGTGCAGCTTCTTCTGGATGTGTTTTTCCAGAACTTTGAAGCGATTCTCCAACTGCAAAAATTCTTTGACTGAAATTTTCGGCGCTTTGCTGTCGAGTTTGAGCGGATTTTCGCCTTTAGCGATGAGTTCAGGATTGTAGCGATAAAGCAGCCACTCACCAGAATCAACCATCGCACGCTGATGTGTGAGTGCCTCTGACATCTCAATGCCATGTGCAATGCAATGCGAGTAAGCGATGATGAGAGAGACGCCATCAAACGCTTCAGCTTCCAAAAAGGCGCGTAGCGTTTGTTCATCTCTTGCTCCCATGGCGACGCTGGCAACATAGACGTTTTCGTACGTCATGGCAATCAGTCCCAAATCTTTCTTGCGAGAGGGCTTCCCGCCTGAGGCAAATTTTGCGACGGCACCGCGCGGTGTAGCTTTCGAGGCTTGTCCGCCCGTGTTAGAATACACTTCTGTGTCTAAAACAAGGATATTGACATTCCTGCCACTTGCCAGCACATGATCTAAACCGCCATAGCCGATGTCATACGCCCAACCATCGCCGCCGACAATCCACACGGATTTTTTCACCAGCATATCTGCAACGGAGAGTAAGGCACGGGCTTCGGGCAGGTTTAGCTCACGCAACTTTGTTTTGAGATGAGCGATGCGCTCGCGTTGGTCGTAAATATCCGCTTCGGTTTTCTGCGACGCATTCAGAATTTGACTGACAAGATCATCACCGAGATGCGAAGCCAGTTGTTTAAGCAGTTCAGCGGCATACTCACGCTGCTTATCAATAGAGATGCGGAAGCCAAGCCCAAATTCTGCATTATCTTCAAAGAGTGAATTCGCCCAAGCTGTGCCATAGCCGTCTTTGTTGTGCGACCAAGGTGTGGTCGGCAAATTGCCACCAAAGATAGACGAGCAGCCTGTGGCATTAGCAACCAGCGCACGATCACCGAAGAGTTGCGTGAGCAATTTCAAGTAAGGTGTCTCGCCGCAGCCAGCGCATGCACCAGAAAACTCAAAGAGCGGTTCTTGAAGTTGTTGCTGCTTGATTGCAGTTACATTGATTCTGCGCCGATCATACTCTGGAATTGAGAGGAAAAACTCCCAGTTTGCTTTTTCTTGCTCACGTAGCGGCTCTTGCGGTTTCATGTCAAGCGCTTTGTGTGTCGGGTCGGTCTTGCTGCGAGCAGGGCAAATTTCGGCGCAGAGTGTGCACCCAGTGCAATCTTCAGGTGCAACTTGAATCGTGTAGTTCAACCCTTGCCATGAGCGGTCTTTGCCTTGTGTTGACTTAAAAGTTGGTGGCGCGTTTTCTAAAATTTCTGGCGCATAGGCTTTAATGCGAATAGCCGCATGCGGGCAAATCATTGCGCACTTGCCGCATTGAATGCATAGGTCAAAATCCCACACCGGAATCTCTTGAGCAAGATTGCGCTTTTCATAGCGCGCTGAACCGACAGGATAGGTTCCGTCAGCCGGTAACTGGCTAACCGGCAACGAATCACCTTCGCCTAAAATGATTTTTCCGAGCACCTCAGCAACAAACCTTGGGGCATCAGGCGTAACGGGCGGACGCATCTCAATCGTGCTGGTTGCTTTTTCAGGTAATGGAATTTCATACAGATGCGCCAGTGTATCGTCGATAGCAGCGATATTTTTCTCGACCACTTCAGCGCCTTTCTTACGGTAGCTCGTGCGTACCGCCGCTTTGATTTGTTCAATGGCTTCCTCTTTTGGCAAGACCCCTGAAATCGCAAAGAAGCAGGTTTGCATCACGGTGTTGATACGTCCAGCCATACCATTTTCACGCGCGACCTTGTAGGCATCAATCACATAGAATCTGACTTCTTTTTCAATCAATTCTTCTTGCACCTTACGCGGCAATTTGTCCCATACCTTATCTTTGGGATAAGGTGCGTTGAGCAAGAATACACCGCCTTTAACCAGCAGTTTCAGCATGTCGTACCGCTCCAAAAATGTCCATTGATGACAGGCAAGAAAATTGGCGCGGCTAATAAGGTAAGACGAACGAATCGGCTTTTCACCGAAACGTAGATGCGAGACGGTCATAGACCCAGATTTCTTTGAATCATAGACGAAATAGCCTTGTGCGTAGTGCGACGTATTTTCGCCGATAATTTTAATGGTATTCTTGTTTGCACTCACGGTGCCATCTGAACCAAGCCCGTAGAAGACGGCGCGCACAACTGAATCAGGTTCGATAGAGAAGTTTTCATCGTAGCTGAGGCTCGTGTGCGTCACATCATCGTTAATGCCAACCGTGAAATGATTTTTAGGATGCTCGCTTTTCAGATTTTCAAACACCGCTTTTACCATAGCAGGTGTAAATTCCTTAGAAGAAAGACCGTAGCGCCCGCCAACGACTCTTGGCATGGCGCGCAGCCAGTTCTCGGCTTGATTCAACCCTTCATAGAGGGCGCTAACCACATCGAGATAGAGCGGCTCGCCAGAGGCGCCAGCTTCTTTGGTGCGGTCAAGCACAGCAATAGATTGAACGGTGGTGGGCAGTGCCGCAATAAAATCTTTCACGCTAAATGGACGATAAAGATGTACCGCTATCATGCCATACTTTTCACCACGCGCATTGAGATAATCAATCGTCTCTTGCACGGTCTCCACACTTGAGCCCATTGTAACAATAACTTGTTCGGCATCGGGTGCGCCGTAGTATTCAAAGAGTTTGTATTGGCGACCGGTAAGCGCGGCGAATTTATCCATAGCACGCTGCACGATGCTTGGGCAAGCTAAGTAAAACGGATTTGCGCTTTCTCGTGCTTGGAAATAGACATCAGGGTTTTGCGCAGTGCCACGAATGACAGGATGTTCAGGGGCAAGCCGGCGTGCACGATGTGCAGCAATAAGTTCATCATCTATCATGGCGCGCATCTCTTGCTCACTGAGCACCTGAATTTTTTCAACCTCATGCGAAGTGCGAAAGCCATCAAAGAAATGCAGAATAGGCACGCGCGATTCGAGTGTAGCGGCTTGAGCAATAAGCGCAAAATCATGTGCTTCTTGCACGGAGGCGGAACAGAGCATCGCAAACCCTGTGGCTCGTGCAGCCATAACATCGGAGTGATCGCCAAAGATAGAAAGGGCTTGCGTTGCAAGTGAGCGAGCCGCCACATGCAGCACAAATGGCGTCAGTTCACCTGCAATTTTATACATATTCGGAATCATGAGCAGCAGCCCTTGCGACGCCGTGAAGGTTGTTGAAAGTGCCCCTGTTTGCAGGGCACCATGAATGGTACCAGCTGCACCGCCTTCCGATTGCATTTCTACAACCGTCGGCACACTCCCCCAGATATTTTTGATGTGATGGCTTGCCCATTCATCTGAAAATTCACCCATCGGAGAAGCAGGTGTGATCGGATAAATTGCAATCACTTCATTTGTACGGTAAGCTACATACGCCACGGCTTCATTGCCATCCATGGTCTTGAAATGTGCTTGTGTAACTTGTTTGTCGAGAATTGGCTTGCTCGAGGATTCAATAAGTGCGGGCATAACTACACTCCTTACTACTTTACTTGACAAAAATTCTTTGTGCAGACTGCGCTGCATGCTTGAAGTCAAGGTATCAAAAGTCATTAGGGTTTGGGGAGAGTTTGTGTTGACCAAAAAGTCGATATGGTCGATTTTCTGTGTAAGTGAAGTATAAAACTTTGCAATAAAAAAGCCCGATACACTCATCGGGCTTTACAGAATAAGGGAGACTCAACAGGGCATTAGTTTGCAGCAGGCATTGGCTGCCCTTGCGTGTTAGACGATGCAGAGGGACGCAAGAACCACAGCAAGGCAACAATGATGGCCTGTGGCGTATGCACCAGCGCAAAGTTGGACCAGCTGATAATTTGCTGCGCGTTGAGCACCTCTACAGTTGAGGTGATGGCGCCAACGACTTGCTCCACGACGACAATCCACAGCATCTTTTCATACTTGACAACGTCGGTCGCAATGATGGCGTAAGCAACCGCCAGCACATATAGCAGCATTCCATATTGAT from [Chlorobium] sp. 445 includes these protein-coding regions:
- a CDS encoding CidB/LrgB family autolysis modulator; protein product: MQELSSLFTSRIFFIALTLLVFVVAQWLYGRTKFLLFNPVLISIAVLIAWLSLSGVSYETYMRGGEFISFFLAPAVVALAVPLYERLSDIKAQGKSILLAILAGSAVGILTAAGLAAGLGASQTLVVTIAPKSATAPIALAITEKLGGFSALAAAFSVATGVLGGAIGLPFLKLLRIQSRRAIGLAMGAAAHGIGTARAMEEGDIEGAFAGLALSLCGIFTALLTPLFIKIFLALSK
- a CDS encoding murein hydrolase regulator LrgA; the encoded protein is MLIQGFAIIFLLLLFSESVVRVLSLPLPGSVIGLLLLLLCLQVGVIKLDWIKSASDILLKNLSLFFVPPGVGLMLYVDALQYHAVAMLVAWVLSTFAVMATVALVQERLENNRSTP
- a CDS encoding L-lysine 6-transaminase, with the translated sequence MQVLSRVSVSPETVHHTLAQTMIIDGLDVVLDLEQSQGSRLYDARSKRYLLDFFTFVASAPVGANHPKIWNDKAFLNKLLYAAIVNPSNSDIYSVEMAEFVETFRQLAMPASMKHVFWIAGGALAVENALKAAFDWKVKKNFRKGYKSERGHHVIYFKEAFHGRSGYTLSLTNTDPVKTELFPKFAWTCIANPKVTFPLTDERLAELERKERDAIEQMKQAFLDHKDDIAAVIIEPIQGEGGDNHFRREFFQALRVLSLENDAMLIFDEVQTGLGLTGTMWAAEQVLANPVAEPCKLPENITCNFRNEGGCTVHEDLCLPDMIAFGKKTQVCGFMASSRIDDIEDNVFRVPSRINSTWGGNLVDMLRCKKYLEIIEEERLLENVRLVGTALLGEIQLLAEDFIGIVTNPRGKGLMCAFDLRTKSERDAFIKRVQQNGLLMLGCGERSVRFRPPLNLSMEEMSEGMSIIRQTLKDMLF